A section of the Acidobacteriota bacterium genome encodes:
- the metH gene encoding methionine synthase produces the protein MTDFLQLVQDRVVVYDGAMGTNIQVRNPSLDDYWGKENCSEVLVLSRPDIISDIHAAFFKVGCDVVETNTFGGTSLVLREFELEDRVEEINITAAKLARAVAQQFSTKDKPRFVAGSMGPTTKLPSLGHIGFDEMFASYEQQALALIEGGVDVLLIETAQDLLQAKVATAAVIEAMRKAGKRLPVTVQVTLQESGTMLLGTEIGAALTALEPYDIDIIGLNCATGPAEMQDAVRYLGLNSTKHISILPNAGLPQNEGGHAVYKLSPEELAKYHKHFVVDFGVRIVGGCCGTKPEHLKAVVDAVSNVEPAKREVKPVGAASSAYTTVPLDLEPKPLIVAEEMNTTTRVDHFRKLVQGKKYDDILALAKKLTNEGSHMLDLCCAIVGEDEKGYISAILEKVATRVPAPILVDSTEADVIEEALKRIPGKAIINSINLEDGEKRTSKVLPMAKRYGAAVIALTIDEEGMALTADRKVAIAHRIFDLATKKYGIRPVDIIFDALTLPISTGQEEYRSAGIETLNAVKRIKQELPEVKTILGLSNISFGLDIYPRRVLNSVFMHEAVDNGLDMAIVNYSKVYPLYKIPHEEVELARKLIYQDRSAGDPLQVYMQHFAGTKGKPQAQTAAHVDALSIEDKLKYAIINGEKSVGEGAQKKTLDELLEEALTQYTPLDLINTVLLDGMKTVGDLFGARKMQLPSVLDSAAVMKAAVAYLEPKMEKKSGSQQKGTIILATVKGDVHDIGKNLVDIILSNNGYKVVNLGIKQAGDVIIRAAKEHNADAIGLSGLLVKSTLEMKYVIQDLQQQSLAYPVICGGAALTRKYVEDDLRREYSNAVFYGEDAFAGLHVMEDLVAGGGQKATRLTEGKTVKEYAKATAVDEETGPVFAERSPVVTDAPNIPTPPFWGVRVIKDYDLNELFPFINDTALFKNQWQLKTAAQEDYARLVEEKYRPIKHKLQDEVLASGLFEPKVVYGYFPAQSDGNDIIVYDPGKCGAGAPARESSEARQELLRFTFPRQREGRKLAIADFIAPKASGKMDVLGLSLVTIGPGASVETQRLFEAGEYTRYLYLHGLSVETAEALAEFHHKKMREELGIGGEDSPHTRDLFHQKYRGSRYSFGYPACPNLEDQTKLFKLLDPEKNVGVRLTSGFLLEPEQSTSAIVIHHPSAKYFVV, from the coding sequence ATGACTGATTTTCTCCAACTCGTGCAAGACCGTGTCGTCGTCTACGACGGCGCCATGGGCACCAACATCCAGGTGCGCAATCCCAGCCTCGACGACTACTGGGGCAAAGAGAATTGCAGCGAAGTCCTGGTACTGAGCCGTCCCGACATCATCAGTGACATCCATGCAGCCTTCTTCAAGGTCGGCTGCGATGTGGTCGAAACCAACACCTTCGGCGGAACGAGTCTTGTCCTCCGTGAGTTTGAACTCGAAGATCGCGTCGAAGAAATCAATATCACCGCAGCCAAGTTGGCTCGCGCAGTCGCGCAGCAGTTCTCCACCAAGGACAAGCCGCGTTTTGTTGCCGGCTCCATGGGCCCGACCACCAAGCTGCCGTCGCTCGGACACATCGGCTTCGACGAGATGTTCGCCTCCTACGAACAGCAGGCACTGGCTCTGATCGAAGGCGGAGTTGACGTTCTGCTGATCGAAACGGCGCAAGATCTGCTGCAAGCCAAAGTGGCCACCGCTGCCGTGATCGAAGCGATGCGCAAGGCCGGGAAGCGCCTGCCCGTCACCGTGCAGGTCACGTTGCAGGAATCCGGCACAATGCTGCTCGGCACCGAAATCGGCGCCGCGCTCACCGCGCTCGAACCGTACGACATCGATATCATCGGTCTGAACTGCGCCACCGGTCCGGCTGAGATGCAGGATGCTGTTCGCTATCTCGGTCTGAACTCGACCAAGCACATCTCGATTCTGCCAAACGCCGGCCTGCCGCAAAACGAAGGCGGACACGCCGTCTACAAGCTGTCGCCAGAAGAGCTCGCAAAGTATCACAAGCATTTTGTCGTGGATTTCGGTGTCCGGATCGTCGGTGGCTGCTGCGGAACCAAGCCCGAACACTTGAAAGCCGTGGTTGACGCCGTCAGCAACGTGGAACCGGCGAAGAGGGAAGTGAAGCCGGTCGGCGCGGCGTCGAGTGCGTACACGACCGTACCGCTCGATCTCGAACCCAAGCCTTTGATCGTCGCCGAGGAAATGAACACCACCACGCGCGTGGACCATTTCCGCAAGCTCGTTCAAGGCAAGAAGTACGACGACATTCTCGCGCTCGCGAAAAAACTGACCAACGAAGGCTCGCACATGCTCGACCTGTGCTGCGCCATCGTAGGCGAAGACGAAAAAGGCTACATTTCGGCAATTCTCGAGAAGGTCGCGACCCGCGTGCCCGCGCCGATCCTCGTTGATTCGACCGAAGCCGACGTCATCGAAGAAGCGCTCAAGCGTATTCCCGGCAAGGCCATCATCAACTCAATCAACCTCGAAGACGGCGAGAAGCGCACCTCCAAGGTTCTGCCCATGGCGAAGCGCTACGGCGCCGCCGTGATTGCACTCACGATCGACGAAGAAGGCATGGCTCTTACTGCTGATCGCAAGGTTGCGATCGCGCACCGCATCTTCGATCTCGCCACAAAGAAGTACGGTATTCGACCGGTCGACATTATTTTCGACGCGCTCACGCTTCCGATCTCGACCGGGCAGGAAGAGTACCGCAGCGCCGGCATCGAAACATTGAACGCCGTCAAGCGCATCAAGCAGGAATTGCCGGAAGTAAAGACCATTCTCGGCTTGAGCAACATTAGTTTCGGACTCGATATTTATCCGCGGCGCGTATTGAATTCTGTCTTCATGCACGAAGCGGTCGACAACGGCCTCGATATGGCGATTGTCAATTACAGCAAGGTGTATCCGCTGTACAAGATCCCGCACGAAGAGGTGGAACTCGCGCGCAAGCTGATCTATCAGGATCGCTCGGCAGGTGATCCGCTGCAGGTCTACATGCAGCATTTTGCCGGGACGAAAGGCAAGCCGCAGGCGCAGACTGCCGCTCACGTCGATGCGCTTTCGATCGAGGACAAGCTGAAGTACGCCATCATCAACGGAGAGAAATCCGTCGGCGAAGGCGCGCAGAAGAAGACGCTCGATGAACTGTTGGAAGAGGCTCTCACTCAGTACACGCCGCTCGACCTGATCAACACCGTCCTGCTCGACGGCATGAAGACGGTCGGCGACCTCTTCGGCGCGCGGAAAATGCAGCTTCCCTCGGTGCTGGATTCCGCAGCCGTCATGAAAGCGGCTGTCGCCTACCTCGAGCCGAAGATGGAGAAAAAGTCCGGCTCGCAGCAGAAGGGCACGATCATTCTTGCGACCGTGAAGGGTGACGTTCACGACATCGGCAAGAATCTCGTGGACATCATCCTGTCGAACAACGGCTATAAAGTCGTGAACCTCGGCATCAAACAGGCGGGCGACGTCATCATCCGTGCCGCCAAAGAACACAACGCCGACGCTATCGGACTCAGTGGCCTGCTCGTAAAGTCCACGCTCGAGATGAAGTACGTGATCCAGGATCTCCAGCAGCAGAGTCTCGCCTACCCGGTGATCTGTGGCGGAGCGGCTCTGACGCGCAAATATGTAGAAGACGATCTGCGCCGCGAATATTCCAACGCCGTCTTCTACGGCGAAGATGCGTTTGCCGGACTGCACGTGATGGAAGACCTGGTCGCTGGCGGCGGCCAAAAAGCGACTCGCCTCACCGAAGGCAAGACCGTGAAAGAGTATGCCAAGGCCACCGCTGTCGACGAAGAAACCGGCCCGGTATTCGCCGAGCGCAGTCCAGTCGTCACCGATGCGCCCAACATTCCGACCCCGCCGTTCTGGGGCGTGCGGGTTATCAAGGATTACGACCTCAACGAACTCTTCCCCTTTATCAACGACACGGCACTCTTCAAGAACCAGTGGCAGCTCAAGACCGCTGCCCAGGAAGACTACGCGCGCCTCGTCGAAGAGAAATATCGTCCGATCAAGCACAAGCTGCAGGATGAAGTTTTAGCCAGTGGCCTGTTCGAGCCGAAAGTTGTCTACGGATATTTCCCCGCCCAAAGCGACGGCAACGACATCATCGTCTACGACCCGGGTAAATGTGGCGCGGGCGCCCCCGCCCGCGAGTCGAGCGAAGCTCGACAAGAACTCCTGCGCTTCACATTCCCGCGCCAGCGCGAAGGACGCAAACTGGCCATCGCAGATTTCATCGCTCCCAAGGCCTCTGGAAAAATGGACGTCCTGGGCTTGTCGCTGGTCACCATCGGGCCGGGAGCCTCCGTCGAAACCCAGCGCCTATTCGAAGCCGGAGAATACACGCGCTATCTCTACCTCCACGGACTAAGCGTAGAGACCGCCGAAGCCCTTGCCGAATTTCATCACAAGAAGATGCGCGAAGAACTCGGCATCGGCGGGGAGGACTCGCCGCACACCCGTGACCTCTTCCACCAGAAATATCGTGGATCACGCTACTCGTTCGGATATCCCGCGTGCCCGAACCTGGAAGATCAGACCAAATTGTTCAAATTGCTCGATCCGGAAAAGAACGTCGGCGTCCGCCTGACCAGCGGATTCCTTCTCGAACCCGAGCAGTCGACATCCGCGATCGTCATCCATCATCCGTCGGCGAAGTATTTCGTGGTGTAG
- a CDS encoding dioxygenase: MSEPKNNQLQPVVFVSHGSPMAALERGLYAQALNRFGKSVAPSAILVISAHWQERDIRIASAPRPELIYDFGGFPRELYEMKYPAPGSPDLSAEAAAVLKRAGFGAQLDDHRGWDHGVWVPLHLMFPEAKVPVVEISLSTQSTPQELYRVGEALREFRKKGALIVGSGGIVHNLRLMNFAQQDAVPESWASEFQDWVQDKIERHDLTSLFNYQAIAPHVARAVPTEEHFVPIFPVLGAAGVGYKVNSIFEGIEYGNMSMYTFALTS, translated from the coding sequence ATGAGTGAGCCCAAGAACAACCAACTCCAACCCGTAGTCTTCGTGTCTCACGGGTCGCCCATGGCCGCGTTAGAGCGTGGGCTTTACGCGCAGGCATTGAACCGGTTTGGAAAATCCGTCGCGCCCTCGGCGATCCTTGTTATCTCCGCGCACTGGCAGGAGCGCGACATCCGCATCGCGTCCGCGCCGCGTCCAGAACTGATTTACGACTTTGGCGGATTTCCTCGCGAATTGTATGAGATGAAATATCCCGCGCCGGGATCGCCCGATTTGTCTGCAGAAGCGGCAGCGGTGCTGAAGCGCGCAGGCTTCGGCGCCCAACTGGACGACCATCGTGGATGGGATCATGGAGTCTGGGTGCCGCTCCATCTCATGTTTCCCGAAGCGAAGGTGCCCGTCGTAGAAATCTCCCTGTCCACGCAATCCACACCGCAAGAGTTGTATCGCGTCGGAGAAGCTTTGCGTGAATTTCGCAAGAAGGGCGCACTGATCGTGGGCAGCGGCGGAATCGTCCACAATCTGCGCCTCATGAACTTTGCACAGCAGGACGCGGTGCCGGAAAGTTGGGCCAGCGAGTTTCAGGATTGGGTGCAGGACAAGATCGAGCGACACGACTTGACGTCACTCTTCAACTACCAGGCGATCGCTCCACATGTTGCTCGCGCGGTTCCGACCGAGGAGCACTTCGTTCCAATATTTCCTGTGTTGGGTGCGGCTGGAGTTGGCTACAAGGTCAACTCGATTTTTGAAGGGATCGAGTACGGCAACATGTCGATGTACACTTTCGCGCTTACCAGTTAA
- the nuoI gene encoding NADH-quinone oxidoreductase subunit NuoI: MSVIKNTAAIVQGMGITLKEMFQPTIVENYPDGPGPLKGAKFQERFRGMHVLQRDENGLEKCVACFLCAAACPSNCIYIEAAENTEEKRVSGAERYAHVYNIDYNRCIFCGYCVEACPTDAITHGHGFELASFNASNLIYRKEQLLSIMPAHMGANSVFSGAEPEGAAPALGTQGS; encoded by the coding sequence ATGTCCGTGATTAAGAACACCGCCGCGATCGTCCAGGGAATGGGCATTACCCTGAAGGAAATGTTTCAGCCCACCATCGTCGAGAACTATCCCGACGGTCCGGGCCCTCTGAAGGGTGCGAAATTTCAGGAGCGTTTCCGAGGGATGCACGTCCTGCAGCGCGACGAAAACGGCCTGGAAAAGTGTGTGGCCTGTTTTCTGTGCGCAGCCGCCTGCCCTTCGAACTGTATTTACATCGAAGCCGCCGAGAATACCGAAGAGAAGCGCGTCTCGGGCGCCGAGCGTTACGCCCACGTTTACAACATCGACTACAATCGATGTATCTTCTGCGGATATTGCGTCGAGGCCTGCCCCACCGACGCGATCACTCACGGCCACGGTTTTGAACTGGCTTCTTTCAACGCCAGCAACCTGATTTATCGCAAAGAACAATTGCTGTCGATCATGCCGGCCCATATGGGTGCCAACTCCGTGTTCAGCGGAGCGGAGCCGGAAGGCGCCGCACCGGCGCTGGGAACTCAAGGGAGCTAG
- a CDS encoding formamidopyrimidine-DNA glycosylase, producing the protein MPELPDIVVYIEAIEKRILGQTLEQVRIASPFLLRTANPPVSSVEGKQVVQLRRMGKRICIGLEGELWLVLHLMIAGRLHWKKRGIKVSPPRGLAAFDFGNGSLLWTEAGSRKRASLHVVAGEAGLRALDPGGLEVLDASLKQFAAVLTSSNHTLKRALTDPRSFSGIGNAYSDEILFQAQLSPIRLTQKMTPEEIERLYVAVRENLREWVSRLRAEAGDEFPEKVTAFRPGMAVHGRYKEPCLRCGARIQRIRYASNETNYCPVCQTGGKLLADRALSRLLREDWPRTPEELEMLKREK; encoded by the coding sequence ATGCCCGAACTACCCGACATTGTCGTCTACATCGAAGCGATCGAGAAACGCATCCTCGGACAAACGCTCGAACAGGTGCGGATCGCCAGCCCTTTTCTGCTGCGCACGGCGAATCCGCCGGTGTCTTCTGTCGAAGGCAAGCAAGTCGTGCAGCTGCGCCGGATGGGCAAACGGATCTGCATTGGTTTGGAAGGCGAGCTGTGGCTGGTGCTCCATCTGATGATCGCGGGACGGCTGCATTGGAAGAAACGCGGTATCAAGGTTTCTCCGCCGCGCGGGCTGGCAGCGTTTGATTTCGGGAATGGCAGCCTGCTCTGGACCGAAGCGGGGTCTCGCAAACGCGCTTCCCTGCACGTTGTCGCGGGGGAGGCTGGCCTGCGCGCGCTTGATCCGGGCGGCCTGGAAGTGCTGGATGCGAGCCTGAAGCAATTCGCCGCCGTACTCACTTCTTCAAATCACACGCTGAAGCGGGCGCTTACGGATCCGCGCTCGTTCAGCGGGATTGGGAATGCTTATTCGGATGAGATTTTGTTTCAGGCACAGCTCTCTCCCATCCGGCTGACACAAAAGATGACGCCGGAAGAGATCGAGCGGCTGTATGTGGCGGTGCGCGAAAACCTGCGCGAATGGGTTTCACGCTTGCGCGCTGAGGCAGGCGATGAATTTCCTGAGAAGGTCACGGCGTTTCGTCCGGGGATGGCAGTGCATGGGCGATACAAGGAACCTTGCCTGCGTTGTGGCGCCAGGATTCAGCGCATTCGCTACGCGTCGAATGAGACGAACTATTGTCCGGTGTGCCAGACGGGAGGAAAGTTGCTGGCGGACCGCGCTTTGTCGCGACTATTGCGCGAGGATTGGCCGCGCACGCCAGAAGAGTTGGAGATGCTGAAGCGGGAGAAGTGA